In Parafrankia discariae, a genomic segment contains:
- a CDS encoding TerD family protein has protein sequence MGIDYSKRPAAPETGSPVSLSKVTLTKSTPTVSLSKQGGGGRLHVNLNWNQGGTGGAAGAGKGGFLKRVLGAGGGGVDLDLACLFQLADGRSGVVQALGNAFGSFDNPPYVNLDADDRTGAATGGENLYVNLARINEIRRLLVFAFIYEGVASFDQADAVVTLTPAQGAPIEVRLDERAGGARMCAIALLTNTGGDFSVSREVRYVSGHRDLDKAYSWGLDWTAGRK, from the coding sequence ATGGGCATCGACTACAGCAAGCGACCCGCCGCACCGGAGACGGGGTCGCCGGTGTCGCTGAGCAAGGTCACGCTGACCAAGTCCACGCCGACCGTGTCGCTGAGCAAGCAGGGTGGCGGCGGGCGGCTGCACGTCAACCTGAACTGGAACCAGGGCGGGACCGGCGGCGCCGCCGGCGCCGGCAAGGGCGGCTTCCTCAAGCGGGTGCTCGGCGCCGGCGGCGGTGGCGTCGACCTCGACCTGGCCTGCCTGTTCCAGCTGGCGGACGGCCGTTCCGGCGTGGTCCAGGCGCTCGGCAACGCTTTCGGATCGTTCGACAACCCGCCGTACGTGAACCTCGACGCCGACGACCGGACCGGGGCCGCGACCGGCGGTGAGAACCTGTACGTCAACCTGGCCCGGATCAACGAGATCCGTCGCCTGCTGGTCTTCGCCTTCATCTACGAGGGCGTGGCGTCCTTCGACCAGGCCGACGCCGTGGTGACGCTCACCCCGGCGCAGGGCGCGCCGATCGAGGTCCGCCTCGACGAGCGGGCCGGAGGCGCCCGGATGTGCGCGATCGCGCTGCTGACGAACACCGGCGGTGACTTCTCCGTCAGCCGCGAGGTCCGGTACGTCAGCGGGCACCGGGACCTGGACAAGGCCTACTCGTGGGGCCTGGACTGGACCGCTGGCCGCAAGTGA
- a CDS encoding Hsp70 family protein, producing MAGTKVFGIDLGTTYSCIAQVDEYGRPDVIRNIESQPTTPSVVLFDGAAAGGPGGAETGAAGPAGAAGGGSTSFVVGTQAKRQARIRPDDVARLVKRHMGASDWRFVAYDVEYSAASVSSLVLKALAADAQRATGTPVTDVVITVPAYFGDEERKATKLAGELAGLNVVDIINEPTAAAFAYGFAQDGKSTSTVLVYDLGGGTFDTTVIQLSENDITVVATDGDHELGGADWDNEIVRYLAQKFVQEQPDAGDPLDDVHDEQELLTAAEDAKLALSGRESVDVLVMHGGRRSSVPVTRATLEEITGPLLQRTIDLTGSVLQRAKEKGVDKIDLCLLVGGMSKLPAVARRLGETFGLTCRLVDPDLAVAKGAAVYGQKKALEREVRAELVASGRLRPDQQLDAAATGDLELAAAASASAAGLTTSSVVDLVRTRVTDVTSRGFGIFAEDRGSAVAAFLAHQNDALPIQVKRTFYTISDDQSEVDIRVFEQGTGVESTRIEDNKVIVAGAISGIPAGHPRGTPVEVTFEMGRDQTIQVTATHVGASEPLVLRVKAGVGSESMRTEESAKVNLLKQRN from the coding sequence GTGGCAGGCACCAAGGTGTTCGGAATCGACCTGGGCACCACCTACTCGTGTATCGCCCAGGTCGACGAGTACGGCCGCCCGGACGTGATCCGCAACATCGAGTCACAGCCGACGACCCCCTCGGTGGTCCTCTTCGACGGCGCGGCCGCCGGTGGCCCGGGCGGCGCGGAAACCGGCGCGGCGGGGCCGGCCGGCGCGGCCGGTGGTGGATCGACGTCGTTCGTGGTCGGCACCCAGGCCAAGCGCCAGGCGCGCATCCGCCCGGACGACGTCGCGCGGCTCGTCAAGCGGCACATGGGCGCCTCGGACTGGCGGTTCGTGGCGTACGACGTCGAGTACAGCGCCGCGTCGGTGTCCAGCCTGGTGCTCAAGGCGCTGGCCGCGGACGCGCAGCGGGCGACCGGGACACCGGTGACCGACGTGGTCATCACCGTCCCGGCCTACTTCGGCGACGAGGAGCGCAAGGCGACCAAGCTCGCCGGTGAGCTCGCCGGCCTCAACGTCGTGGACATCATCAACGAGCCGACCGCCGCCGCGTTCGCCTACGGGTTCGCCCAGGACGGCAAGTCCACCTCGACGGTGCTCGTGTACGACCTCGGCGGCGGCACCTTCGACACGACGGTGATCCAGCTCAGCGAGAACGACATCACCGTGGTGGCCACCGACGGCGACCACGAGCTCGGCGGTGCCGACTGGGACAACGAGATCGTCCGCTACCTGGCGCAGAAGTTCGTCCAGGAGCAGCCGGACGCCGGTGACCCGCTCGACGACGTCCACGACGAGCAGGAGCTGCTCACCGCGGCCGAGGACGCCAAGCTGGCGCTGTCCGGGCGGGAGAGCGTCGACGTCCTGGTGATGCACGGCGGTCGGCGGTCCAGCGTGCCGGTGACCCGCGCGACGCTGGAGGAGATCACCGGGCCGCTGTTGCAGCGCACGATCGACCTGACCGGCTCGGTCCTGCAGCGGGCGAAGGAGAAGGGCGTCGACAAGATCGACCTCTGCCTTCTCGTCGGCGGGATGAGCAAGCTGCCCGCGGTCGCCCGCCGGCTGGGGGAGACCTTCGGGCTCACCTGCCGCCTGGTCGACCCGGATCTCGCCGTCGCAAAGGGCGCGGCGGTCTACGGGCAGAAGAAGGCCCTGGAGCGGGAGGTCCGCGCGGAGCTGGTGGCCAGCGGCCGGCTGCGCCCGGACCAGCAGCTCGACGCGGCCGCGACCGGGGACCTCGAACTCGCCGCCGCGGCGAGCGCGTCCGCCGCCGGGCTGACGACCTCGTCGGTGGTCGACCTCGTCCGCACCAGGGTGACGGATGTCACCTCCCGTGGTTTCGGGATCTTCGCCGAGGACCGCGGCAGCGCCGTGGCCGCGTTCCTCGCCCACCAGAACGACGCCCTGCCGATCCAGGTGAAGCGCACCTTCTACACGATCTCCGACGACCAGTCCGAGGTCGACATCCGGGTCTTCGAGCAGGGCACCGGCGTCGAGTCGACGCGCATCGAGGACAACAAGGTGATCGTCGCCGGTGCGATCAGCGGCATCCCGGCCGGCCATCCCCGCGGTACGCCGGTCGAGGTCACCTTCGAGATGGGCCGGGACCAGACCATCCAGGTCACCGCGACGCACGTGGGCGCCTCCGAGCCGCTCGTCCTGCGGGTCAAGGCCGGGGTGGGCAGCGAGAGCATGAGGACCGAGGAGTCGGCCAAGGTCAATCTCCTCAAGCAGCGGAACTGA
- a CDS encoding zinc ribbon domain-containing protein has translation MSAAFDGSGYRRRVLAPLRARTPVDTTDPYLVADLDPLVEHTDSEVAAQLARVMAFLQRERNSAKYAALATELVRRRGEWETPLLDGDARARLRHAVLDARRNGDAERLAKVDGYLVTLRDRFGGIPASRVAGLRRLAAAAGVTGAEFDARLGREVIIADGGGADVEALAPEVRSQIRQRLEDLRVLRGGDRAGTASLWDFLGLQPDAGPDRIRSAWEAVAAGNARRPHDREKTLTADLLAMVRSRLIEGDPAAYTAGLLADVADELRPIVEEHVVLDGELTAVAYEGLVRAALAAGRGLGTEQAKTAILGIARNLGAAVSTGGAVDYVLCPGCGRPEPVGGSRTCRYCDAGLYTTCPGCTSLTEAAAVTCRRCGYSLRQVRAAGDALAAVRQALEAGRPREASDGLARVRATVAAAGSGAGNGTAGAADELESLVRAALGAAEAGWRALAEERSTLRSDAAVERARWLVARAADVPGPDGRPPAEVLGELTAQQAVIRRRIEAARGLSPEQQESALVAVLATAVDSADALRALATLPLQPPTDLTSVLADDAVLLRWRPSASAGPVTYRVERVAVDPGSGQLTRRGLGITSSTELADAGAPPWTPVRHEVTALSGERRSRPVSTAPMIAVRDVADLRAEATPTGVRLTWRPSGPSDTVTIERTVDPDSAVSAPPRRARVTGGSFLDSDVLPGVGYRYRAFVEYTDVDGSAARTSGSRAEFGLLTRPRPVTDLVVGAEDGQVALRWTPRSGVEVRVYATAVPPPGGTVGTAPHPGGRPGRSDIGAGATGAGAGGGGASGVGVLGAGAVSVGAGEPGRPPGPSSGPLALLGGEGTEIPLAALTPPLRLVGASRQGHLRDAAVPLAPGTGELIYTPVTVVGGLGVLGRSAPHRFPVVTHDVSEFTAGIADLPTGRADLPTRTTDLPTGIADFPTGRADFPTGTADFPIGGTGLPTGTADFPTGNAGNGRSNGNHGPASAGAGAGAGAGAADPGNGNAGPGPGSGPAQFAASGHEGSAPGYGGGAAGYGGGALGLAGGTPAGASPLPAVSADARPVMIDVMPTPTADPAPGSAPPVAPVPVAPPSPGGPPSSDGLPSPAGPSSPGGLSSPGGGPPTAGSPAVPGVPFSPGSAPVPGAQPFPYAQPFPQAQPFTGAEPLSAAQAVPGAPLVMAAPPATGAFPVPGGPVGPGGPAPVLAGGLTGPGGPVMPGGLMGPGGPGAGGGGPAPGGGVPLGPPTVGMPLPVPPGPEAGVDRRPGHEESLPPAPDASGPGSSTGPGPFAGSGSLAGSGSLAGSGSLAGSDPFGGPGPLAAPPPAPARTQGHALVPGPPTPVGPPAELQSPVPVPPPAPVSVPPPAELTSVTYSVSKAGWRRRTLRVQVRATGPAPRLVLLARPGEEPPGSPAEGQVLAELQPAPSSGSWTMEVTLEGAQLPWGVRLLPMVTPGAPAVWIDHPEDPMLVVR, from the coding sequence GTGAGCGCGGCGTTCGACGGCAGCGGCTACCGGCGACGGGTCCTGGCGCCGCTGCGGGCCCGGACCCCGGTGGACACGACCGACCCCTACCTGGTCGCGGACCTCGATCCGCTGGTGGAGCACACCGACTCCGAGGTCGCCGCGCAGCTCGCCCGGGTGATGGCGTTCCTGCAGCGCGAGCGCAACTCGGCGAAGTACGCCGCGCTGGCCACCGAACTGGTGCGCCGCCGCGGCGAGTGGGAGACGCCGCTGCTCGACGGTGACGCCCGGGCCCGGCTGCGGCACGCCGTCCTGGACGCCCGGCGCAACGGCGACGCCGAGCGGCTCGCCAAGGTCGACGGCTACCTCGTCACACTGCGTGATCGTTTCGGGGGCATCCCGGCCTCCCGGGTCGCCGGCCTGCGCCGTCTCGCGGCCGCGGCCGGGGTGACCGGGGCCGAGTTCGACGCCCGGCTGGGCCGCGAGGTCATCATCGCGGACGGCGGCGGCGCCGACGTCGAGGCGCTCGCCCCCGAGGTGCGCAGCCAGATCCGGCAGCGGCTGGAGGACCTGCGCGTCCTGCGCGGCGGCGACCGGGCCGGCACCGCCTCGCTGTGGGACTTCCTCGGCCTGCAGCCCGACGCCGGGCCGGACCGCATCCGCTCCGCCTGGGAGGCGGTCGCCGCCGGCAACGCCCGCCGCCCGCACGACCGCGAGAAGACGCTGACGGCCGACCTGCTGGCCATGGTGCGCTCCCGGCTGATCGAGGGCGACCCGGCCGCCTACACCGCGGGTCTGCTCGCCGACGTCGCCGACGAGCTCCGCCCCATCGTCGAGGAACACGTCGTGCTCGACGGCGAGCTCACGGCGGTCGCCTACGAGGGACTCGTCCGGGCCGCCCTGGCCGCCGGTCGCGGGCTGGGCACCGAGCAGGCGAAGACGGCCATCCTCGGCATCGCCCGCAACCTGGGCGCCGCGGTCAGCACCGGCGGCGCCGTCGACTACGTGCTGTGCCCCGGCTGTGGACGTCCCGAGCCGGTCGGCGGCTCGCGGACCTGCCGGTACTGCGACGCGGGGCTCTACACCACCTGCCCCGGGTGCACCTCGCTCACCGAGGCCGCCGCTGTGACCTGCCGGCGCTGCGGGTACAGCCTGCGCCAGGTCCGGGCCGCCGGTGACGCGCTCGCCGCCGTGCGCCAGGCACTCGAGGCCGGTCGCCCCCGCGAGGCCAGCGACGGCCTCGCCCGGGTGCGCGCGACCGTCGCGGCCGCCGGCTCCGGAGCCGGCAACGGGACGGCGGGGGCCGCCGACGAGCTGGAGTCGCTGGTGCGGGCCGCGCTCGGCGCCGCCGAGGCGGGCTGGCGGGCACTGGCGGAGGAACGCTCCACCCTGCGCTCCGACGCCGCGGTCGAACGCGCCCGCTGGCTCGTCGCCCGCGCGGCCGACGTCCCCGGCCCGGACGGCCGCCCGCCGGCCGAGGTGCTCGGCGAGCTGACCGCGCAGCAGGCCGTCATCCGGCGCCGGATCGAGGCCGCCCGCGGCCTGTCGCCCGAGCAGCAGGAGTCCGCGCTGGTCGCCGTGCTCGCCACCGCGGTCGACAGCGCGGACGCGCTGCGTGCCCTCGCCACGCTGCCGCTGCAGCCACCGACCGACCTGACCTCCGTGCTGGCCGACGACGCGGTCCTGCTCCGCTGGCGGCCGTCCGCCTCGGCCGGTCCGGTCACCTACCGGGTGGAACGGGTCGCCGTCGATCCCGGCTCCGGGCAGCTCACCCGGCGTGGACTGGGCATCACCAGCTCCACCGAGCTCGCCGACGCGGGCGCCCCACCCTGGACACCGGTCCGGCACGAGGTGACCGCGCTCTCCGGCGAGCGGCGCTCCCGGCCGGTCAGCACCGCGCCGATGATCGCAGTGCGGGACGTCGCAGACCTGCGGGCCGAGGCCACCCCGACCGGGGTCCGCCTGACATGGCGGCCGAGCGGGCCGTCCGACACCGTGACGATCGAGCGCACGGTCGACCCCGACTCGGCGGTCTCCGCCCCGCCCCGCCGGGCCCGGGTCACCGGCGGAAGCTTCCTCGACTCCGACGTGCTGCCCGGGGTGGGCTACCGCTACCGCGCGTTCGTCGAGTACACCGACGTCGACGGCAGCGCCGCCCGCACCTCGGGGTCGCGGGCCGAGTTCGGCCTGCTCACCCGGCCGCGACCGGTCACGGACCTGGTCGTCGGCGCCGAGGACGGGCAGGTCGCCCTGCGTTGGACGCCGCGCTCCGGCGTGGAGGTGCGGGTCTACGCGACGGCCGTCCCGCCGCCCGGGGGCACCGTCGGCACCGCTCCCCACCCGGGCGGGCGGCCCGGTAGGTCCGACATCGGGGCCGGGGCCACCGGGGCCGGGGCCGGCGGTGGCGGGGCTTCCGGCGTCGGGGTGCTCGGCGCCGGCGCGGTCTCGGTCGGGGCGGGGGAGCCCGGGCGGCCGCCCGGGCCGAGCTCCGGCCCGCTGGCACTGCTGGGCGGGGAGGGGACCGAGATCCCACTCGCCGCGCTGACACCACCGCTGCGACTGGTCGGCGCGAGCCGACAGGGCCACCTGCGGGACGCGGCGGTCCCGCTCGCCCCCGGCACCGGCGAGTTGATCTACACGCCGGTCACCGTCGTCGGTGGTCTCGGTGTCCTCGGCCGCTCGGCGCCGCACCGCTTCCCGGTGGTGACACACGACGTCTCCGAGTTCACCGCCGGCATCGCCGACCTTCCGACCGGCCGCGCCGACCTTCCGACCCGCACCACCGACCTTCCGACCGGCATCGCGGATTTTCCGACCGGCCGCGCCGACTTCCCGACCGGCACCGCCGACTTCCCGATCGGTGGCACCGGCCTACCGACCGGCACTGCCGACTTCCCCACCGGTAACGCCGGTAACGGCCGCAGCAACGGGAACCACGGCCCCGCCAGTGCCGGTGCCGGTGCCGGTGCCGGTGCCGGTGCCGCTGATCCTGGTAACGGCAACGCCGGTCCAGGTCCCGGTTCCGGTCCCGCGCAGTTCGCCGCGTCCGGTCATGAGGGCTCCGCGCCCGGCTACGGCGGTGGGGCTGCCGGCTACGGCGGTGGTGCCCTCGGCCTCGCGGGCGGCACACCGGCTGGCGCCTCACCGCTACCCGCGGTGTCCGCGGACGCCCGCCCGGTCATGATCGACGTCATGCCGACCCCGACGGCCGACCCGGCGCCCGGGAGCGCACCGCCGGTGGCTCCCGTACCGGTGGCTCCGCCATCCCCGGGCGGCCCGCCGTCATCGGATGGCCTGCCGTCTCCGGCCGGTCCTTCGTCTCCAGGCGGCCTGTCGTCTCCGGGTGGCGGCCCGCCTACCGCCGGGTCGCCGGCGGTACCGGGTGTCCCGTTCTCTCCGGGCAGCGCGCCGGTGCCCGGCGCCCAGCCTTTTCCCTACGCCCAGCCCTTTCCCCAGGCCCAGCCATTCACGGGTGCCGAGCCGCTCTCAGCCGCGCAGGCCGTTCCCGGCGCGCCGCTGGTGATGGCTGCGCCACCGGCAACCGGTGCTTTCCCGGTTCCCGGTGGTCCGGTGGGGCCCGGCGGTCCGGCTCCGGTGCTGGCCGGTGGTCTGACGGGGCCCGGCGGCCCGGTGATGCCTGGTGGTCTGATGGGGCCCGGTGGACCGGGTGCCGGAGGCGGCGGGCCGGCTCCCGGCGGCGGGGTCCCCCTTGGCCCGCCGACGGTCGGAATGCCCCTGCCCGTGCCGCCGGGCCCGGAGGCCGGTGTGGATCGGCGCCCAGGGCACGAGGAGTCGTTACCGCCTGCTCCCGACGCATCCGGCCCGGGTTCGTCCACTGGCCCGGGTCCGTTCGCCGGTTCGGGTTCGCTTGCCGGTTCGGGTTCGCTTGCCGGTTCGGGTTCGCTTGCCGGTTCGGATCCGTTCGGAGGCCCAGGGCCGCTCGCTGCGCCGCCTCCCGCTCCCGCCCGGACCCAGGGCCACGCCCTGGTGCCCGGGCCGCCCACGCCGGTCGGTCCTCCTGCCGAGCTCCAGTCCCCGGTACCGGTGCCACCCCCCGCACCGGTGTCTGTGCCACCGCCGGCGGAACTGACGTCCGTCACCTATTCGGTGTCGAAGGCGGGCTGGCGTCGGCGCACTCTGCGTGTCCAGGTACGGGCGACCGGGCCCGCCCCCCGGCTGGTGCTGTTGGCGCGGCCCGGCGAGGAGCCACCCGGGTCGCCGGCCGAGGGGCAGGTCCTCGCTGAGCTTCAGCCCGCCCCGAGCTCAGGGTCGTGGACCATGGAGGTCACCCTCGAAGGGGCGCAGCTCCCGTGGGGGGTGCGCCTCCTGCCAATGGTCACGCCGGGCGCTCCGGCGGTGTGGATCGACCATCCCGAGGACCCGATGCTCGTCGTCCGCTGA
- a CDS encoding glycoside hydrolase family 26 protein codes for MASTPGGRPTPQVDRISRFGFGRNPAGAPASRPPRPRRRHRFGRGPRLGLAAGFVLALSLPLVAPAGAAPPAATPTSSPTVGTAPEADGTSSPAPSSSAGDVADQQVPVAGLTTGPATAGQSKLTLVLFDSDIVLVGGRGFGAGKDVAVTAATSDLGGSATARAGADGRFILGFQVPLGFTGRVTVTAKQESVEASGTLDVVDAGTPGLASRAAGDAEVPAPTPTATPVPAPAATPAPTTSAPTTSEPTVSGPTSSEPTGTAPATTPSTAPSTAPGTGRRTSPAPTAVPAPTAAPSAGSGTGAGTGTGTTTGGNGRLSGLPWMSGVYPSHVLSQVLAFGTWRGRPNDVAHVFTIRTQGWNAMVEPRWPLDLYKAFPGKLIISQPTYPKGQGNNAACAQGAYDSYWKTFGTFLKNNGRADSIVRIGWEFNGTFMYWHADAAGTQFRDCFRKISTAIRSTDPEVKIDWTFNAHASPVPNGGTPWAAYPGDEYVDYVGIDSYDWYPPSRDEATWKKQCDDPNGLCYLLEFARQHGKKVGVGEWGVSSCSRNGGGDNPFYIQKMFDTFTQYADVMAYESYFHDAAPGNVCSTIMNGGQNPKASALYKKLFGSV; via the coding sequence ATGGCCTCGACACCCGGCGGCCGACCGACCCCTCAGGTCGACCGCATCTCCCGGTTCGGCTTCGGCCGGAATCCCGCGGGCGCCCCGGCGTCCCGGCCGCCGCGGCCGCGCCGCCGGCACCGCTTCGGCCGTGGGCCGCGGCTGGGTCTGGCCGCCGGCTTCGTGCTGGCGCTGTCCCTGCCGCTGGTGGCGCCGGCCGGTGCCGCGCCACCGGCCGCCACGCCGACATCCTCCCCCACCGTGGGCACGGCCCCGGAGGCTGACGGAACCTCGTCGCCCGCGCCTTCCTCGTCGGCCGGGGATGTCGCCGACCAGCAGGTTCCGGTCGCCGGCCTGACCACCGGCCCGGCGACCGCCGGGCAGTCGAAGCTGACTCTCGTCCTGTTCGACAGTGACATCGTGCTGGTCGGCGGGCGCGGGTTCGGTGCCGGCAAGGATGTGGCGGTCACCGCCGCGACCTCCGACCTCGGTGGCTCCGCGACCGCCCGGGCCGGCGCGGACGGCCGGTTCATCCTCGGCTTCCAGGTGCCGCTCGGCTTCACCGGCCGGGTCACCGTGACGGCGAAGCAGGAGTCGGTGGAGGCCAGCGGCACGCTCGACGTCGTCGACGCGGGCACGCCGGGCCTGGCGAGCAGGGCGGCCGGCGATGCCGAGGTCCCCGCACCCACGCCGACGGCGACGCCCGTCCCGGCCCCCGCGGCCACTCCGGCGCCGACGACCTCAGCGCCGACGACTTCGGAGCCCACGGTCTCCGGGCCCACCAGCTCGGAGCCGACGGGCACCGCGCCGGCCACCACCCCGAGTACCGCCCCGAGTACCGCCCCGGGCACCGGCCGGCGGACCTCGCCGGCGCCGACCGCCGTACCCGCGCCCACGGCCGCGCCGTCGGCAGGCAGCGGGACGGGCGCGGGGACCGGCACCGGCACCACCACCGGTGGCAACGGCCGGCTCTCCGGCCTGCCCTGGATGTCCGGCGTCTACCCGTCACACGTCCTGTCGCAGGTCCTGGCCTTCGGGACGTGGCGCGGGCGCCCGAACGACGTGGCGCACGTGTTCACCATCCGGACCCAGGGCTGGAACGCGATGGTCGAGCCGCGTTGGCCGCTGGACCTGTACAAGGCCTTCCCGGGCAAGCTGATCATCAGCCAGCCGACCTACCCGAAGGGCCAGGGCAACAATGCCGCCTGTGCCCAGGGCGCGTATGACAGCTACTGGAAGACGTTCGGCACGTTCCTCAAGAACAACGGCCGCGCCGATTCAATCGTCCGCATCGGGTGGGAATTCAACGGGACCTTCATGTACTGGCACGCGGACGCGGCCGGCACCCAGTTCCGTGACTGCTTCCGCAAGATCTCGACCGCCATCCGTTCGACGGACCCCGAAGTGAAGATCGACTGGACGTTCAACGCGCACGCCTCGCCGGTTCCCAACGGGGGAACCCCGTGGGCGGCCTACCCCGGTGACGAGTACGTCGACTACGTCGGCATCGACTCCTACGACTGGTACCCGCCGTCGCGGGACGAGGCCACCTGGAAGAAGCAGTGCGACGACCCGAACGGCCTGTGCTACCTGCTCGAGTTCGCCCGCCAGCACGGCAAGAAGGTGGGAGTGGGCGAATGGGGCGTGTCCTCGTGCAGCCGCAACGGCGGCGGTGACAACCCCTTCTACATCCAGAAGATGTTCGACACGTTCACGCAGTACGCGGACGTGATGGCGTACGAGTCGTACTTCCACGACGCCGCGCCCGGGAACGTCTGCTCGACCATCATGAACGGCGGCCAGAACCCGAAGGCCTCCGCCCTGTACAAGAAGCTGTTCGGCTCGGTCTGA
- a CDS encoding HpcH/HpaI aldolase/citrate lyase family protein, with protein sequence MRHFSFLDGQAARTLFHRAPEEITAGGDRRLVATALGATLYAPGTRPRLASDVRRQVTAGVTSMVLCLEDAIADHEVLGAESNVAAALADLGEDPPVCGEGLPLLFVRVRAVAQIPALLARLGGPARSLLAGFVLPKFGEESGEAALEAVLRGSDTLGRLLWAMPVLESPQVIYRETRIEALTAVRRLVDKHADHVLAVRLGATDLSGVFGLRRDRDLTIYDIAVVRDCIADIVNICARGGDHVVTGPVWEYFAQPERLFVSSLRVTPFEEADLVDGSERGARIRSELVSADLDRLIREVVLDKANGLIGKTVIHPSHVPAVHALYVVTQEEYEDAEAVLAGDAGGVRPSSYANKMNELRPHRPWAQAVRRRARAFGVLREGLTFVDVLAATQDALR encoded by the coding sequence TTGCGTCACTTCAGCTTCCTGGACGGCCAGGCCGCCAGGACCCTGTTCCACCGAGCTCCGGAAGAGATCACGGCCGGCGGTGACCGACGGCTCGTCGCGACCGCGCTCGGCGCCACCCTGTACGCCCCCGGCACCCGGCCGCGGTTGGCCTCGGACGTCCGCCGTCAGGTGACCGCCGGGGTGACCTCGATGGTCCTCTGCCTGGAGGACGCCATCGCCGATCACGAGGTGCTCGGGGCCGAGTCGAACGTGGCCGCGGCGCTCGCCGACCTGGGGGAGGACCCGCCGGTCTGCGGCGAGGGTCTGCCCCTGCTGTTCGTCCGGGTGCGCGCCGTCGCGCAGATCCCGGCACTGCTGGCCCGGCTGGGCGGCCCCGCGCGCTCGCTGCTCGCCGGGTTCGTCCTGCCGAAGTTCGGCGAGGAGAGCGGCGAGGCGGCGCTCGAGGCGGTCCTGCGCGGTTCCGACACGCTCGGCCGGCTGCTGTGGGCGATGCCCGTCCTGGAGAGCCCGCAGGTGATCTACCGCGAGACCAGGATCGAGGCGTTGACGGCCGTGCGCCGCCTCGTCGACAAGCACGCCGACCATGTGCTGGCCGTCCGGCTGGGCGCCACCGACCTGTCGGGCGTGTTCGGCCTGCGTCGCGACCGGGACCTGACCATCTACGACATCGCGGTGGTGCGTGACTGCATCGCCGACATCGTGAACATCTGCGCCCGCGGTGGTGATCATGTCGTCACCGGCCCGGTGTGGGAGTACTTCGCCCAGCCCGAGCGCCTGTTCGTGAGTTCCCTGCGGGTGACGCCGTTCGAGGAGGCCGACCTCGTCGACGGCAGCGAGCGCGGCGCGCGGATCCGTTCCGAGCTTGTCTCGGCCGACCTCGACCGGCTCATCCGGGAGGTCGTCCTCGACAAGGCCAACGGGCTGATCGGCAAGACGGTGATCCACCCGAGCCACGTGCCGGCCGTCCACGCCCTGTATGTCGTGACCCAGGAGGAGTACGAGGACGCGGAGGCGGTCCTCGCGGGGGACGCGGGCGGCGTCCGGCCCAGCAGCTACGCGAACAAGATGAACGAGCTGCGTCCGCACCGGCCGTGGGCGCAGGCCGTGCGACGGCGGGCGCGGGCCTTCGGCGTGCTGCGCGAGGGCCTCACCTTCGTCGACGTGCTGGCCGCGACGCAGGACGCGTTGCGGTGA